In Pseudomonas fluorescens NCIMB 11764, a single window of DNA contains:
- a CDS encoding putative bifunctional diguanylate cyclase/phosphodiesterase, with protein MEWLGLRFITELTANGQVFLNCTHDPFLVLLAYLVACVGGFATLDMAERVGHSENPASQRLWRWVGSACLAGGIWAMHFIGMLAFQAPVEINYELPITIASLLIALSASWLAMLVLSHPHLNIWQYAQASICIGLGIATMHYVGMAAMRSNAMTYYQPGLFTLSIVIAIAASFAALLLSSRLRNGSGTTHQLVKFSASLVLGAGIISMHFTGMAAFNLVLPTGSPLTLPGDNNHLQLGLTVAVMTLLIIGSSISAALADKKLQYKERDLQRVNTLLGQLDQARLSLQHVANYDALTNLINRRGFNQIFAERLLQKTNEGGMLAVMFLDIDHFKRINDSLGHDAGDELLKVLAQHIKGSVRGHENVVARFGGDEFCLLISLRDREEARHMAQRIMLKMKEPIELSGRRMVMTTSIGISLFPDDGTTCEELLKHADLALYQSKGNGRNGLNFFSSNLKTRATLELQLEEELRQALSENSGLVLHYQPVQDLKTGQVSKLEALVRWQHPVHGLLAPDRFIDIAEANGLIAELDNWVLRKACEDLATLSREGCETLHIAVNCSPLNLAREELATEIEQALWATGIAPQRLELEVTENALMNNIAETLVLLRQIRALGVSLSIDDFGTGYSSLAYLKRLPLNTLKIDRSFLQDIPNATQDMEIVQAIIVMAHTLHLQVVTEGVETPEQYAFLERNGCNFVQGFLLSRPVPLTELRPVLDEINQRKHTRGFTPLNLARGTAALTLTGPFAKSPEPHAGASVAQPIR; from the coding sequence ATGGAGTGGCTTGGTTTGCGTTTTATTACCGAGCTGACCGCAAACGGGCAGGTTTTCCTCAATTGCACACATGACCCCTTTCTGGTGCTACTGGCCTATCTGGTCGCCTGCGTGGGCGGTTTCGCCACACTGGACATGGCCGAGCGAGTCGGTCATTCGGAAAATCCCGCCTCTCAACGACTCTGGCGCTGGGTGGGTTCCGCCTGCCTGGCAGGCGGGATCTGGGCCATGCATTTCATCGGCATGCTGGCGTTTCAGGCGCCCGTCGAGATTAACTACGAACTGCCCATCACCATTGCCTCTCTGCTGATTGCACTGTCCGCCTCGTGGCTGGCGATGCTCGTCCTCAGTCACCCTCACCTGAACATCTGGCAATACGCCCAGGCTTCGATCTGCATCGGGCTGGGCATCGCCACCATGCATTACGTGGGCATGGCGGCCATGCGTTCGAATGCGATGACCTATTACCAGCCGGGGTTGTTCACCCTCTCCATCGTGATCGCCATTGCCGCCAGCTTCGCGGCACTGTTGCTGTCGAGTCGCCTGCGCAATGGCTCTGGCACGACCCATCAATTGGTCAAGTTCAGCGCCAGCCTGGTACTCGGGGCAGGCATTATCAGCATGCATTTCACCGGTATGGCCGCCTTCAACCTGGTGCTGCCAACCGGCAGCCCGCTGACACTGCCCGGTGACAACAATCACCTGCAACTGGGGCTGACGGTGGCGGTGATGACATTGCTGATCATCGGCAGCAGCATCAGCGCGGCATTGGCGGACAAGAAACTGCAGTACAAGGAACGCGACCTGCAACGGGTCAACACGCTGCTCGGCCAACTGGACCAGGCGCGCCTTTCGCTGCAACACGTGGCGAACTATGACGCGTTGACCAACCTGATCAACCGGCGAGGCTTCAACCAGATCTTCGCCGAAAGGCTGCTCCAGAAAACCAATGAAGGCGGCATGCTGGCGGTGATGTTTCTCGACATCGACCACTTCAAGCGAATCAACGACAGCCTCGGCCATGATGCCGGCGATGAACTGCTTAAAGTCCTGGCCCAGCACATCAAGGGTTCGGTACGCGGCCACGAAAATGTGGTGGCGCGCTTCGGTGGTGACGAGTTCTGCCTGCTCATCAGTCTGCGCGATCGCGAAGAAGCACGGCACATGGCCCAGCGCATCATGCTGAAAATGAAGGAGCCGATCGAGCTGTCAGGGCGGCGCATGGTGATGACCACCAGCATCGGTATCAGCCTGTTTCCCGACGATGGCACCACTTGCGAAGAACTGCTCAAACACGCCGACCTGGCGCTGTACCAATCCAAGGGCAACGGTCGCAATGGTCTGAATTTCTTCAGCTCAAACCTGAAAACCCGTGCCACGCTGGAATTGCAGCTGGAAGAAGAGCTGCGCCAGGCGCTCAGCGAAAACAGCGGGCTGGTGCTCCACTACCAACCCGTCCAGGACCTGAAAACCGGCCAGGTCAGCAAGCTTGAAGCACTGGTCCGCTGGCAACATCCGGTTCACGGACTGCTGGCGCCGGACCGCTTCATTGACATTGCCGAGGCCAACGGCCTGATCGCCGAGCTGGACAACTGGGTCCTGCGCAAAGCCTGTGAGGACTTGGCCACATTGTCGCGCGAAGGCTGTGAAACCCTGCATATTGCGGTGAACTGCTCGCCCCTGAACCTGGCGCGTGAAGAGCTGGCCACTGAAATCGAACAGGCACTGTGGGCAACCGGGATTGCGCCGCAGCGCCTGGAACTGGAAGTGACCGAGAACGCACTGATGAACAACATCGCCGAGACGCTGGTGTTGCTGCGCCAGATTCGCGCCCTCGGCGTTTCGCTGTCGATCGACGATTTCGGCACCGGCTACTCATCGCTGGCTTACCTCAAGCGCCTGCCGCTCAACACGCTGAAGATAGACCGCTCGTTCCTTCAGGACATCCCCAATGCGACCCAGGACATGGAAATTGTCCAGGCGATCATCGTCATGGCCCACACGCTGCATTTGCAGGTCGTCACCGAAGGCGTCGAAACCCCCGAGCAATACGCGTTTCTGGAGCGCAACGGCTGCAATTTCGTGCAGGGCTTCCTGCTCAGTCGCCCGGTGCCGCTGACGGAGTTGCGTCCTGTGCTGGACGAGATCAACCAACGCAAACATACGCGCGGGTTCACTCCTTTGAATCTGGCTCGCGGTACAGCTGCACTAACGTTGACGGGTCCTTTTGCAAAAAGCCCTGAGCCCCATGCAGGCGCATCAGTTGCGCAGCCAATCCGCTGA
- a CDS encoding DUF2288 domain-containing protein encodes MTQEPSTLYAKLLGETASITWKELEPFFAKGALLWVSPELDLIAAAEAVATDDGEKVAAWLAADEVAKLSETRALDLFERDPELWAVVVSPWIMIQERATK; translated from the coding sequence ATGACTCAAGAACCTAGCACCCTCTATGCCAAGCTGCTTGGTGAAACCGCATCTATTACCTGGAAAGAGCTGGAGCCGTTCTTCGCCAAGGGTGCCCTATTGTGGGTCAGTCCTGAGCTGGATTTGATTGCGGCGGCGGAGGCTGTAGCGACCGATGACGGTGAGAAAGTGGCTGCCTGGCTGGCCGCCGACGAGGTCGCCAAGCTGTCTGAAACGCGGGCGCTGGATCTTTTTGAACGTGACCCGGAGCTGTGGGCAGTGGTGGTTTCGCCGTGGATTATGATCCAGGAAAGGGCGACGAAGTGA
- a CDS encoding branched-chain amino acid ABC transporter substrate-binding protein: protein MTKATKQISKLFAAMVLAGVASHSFAADTIKIGIAGPKTGPVAQYGDMQFSGAKMAIEQINAKGGVDGKKLEAVEYDDACDPKQAVAVANKVVNDGVKFVVGHLCSSSTQPASDIYEDEGVIMITPAATSPDITNRGYKMVFRTIGLDSAQGPAAGNYIADHVKPKIVAVLHDKQQYGEGIATAVKQTLEKKGTKVAVFEGINAGDKDFSSIIAKLKQANVDFVYYGGYHPELGLILRQSQEKGLKAKFMGPEGVGNDSISQIAKDASEGLLVTLPKSFDQDPANVALADAFKAKKEDPSGPFVFPAYSAVEVIAEGIKAAKSEDTAKVAAAIHAGTFKTPTGDLSFDDKGDLKDFKFVVYEWHFGKPKTEAKPQ, encoded by the coding sequence ATGACTAAGGCTACTAAGCAGATTTCCAAACTGTTTGCCGCTATGGTTCTGGCCGGGGTTGCCAGCCATTCGTTCGCAGCTGACACCATCAAGATCGGCATCGCCGGCCCTAAGACCGGTCCTGTAGCCCAATACGGCGACATGCAGTTCAGTGGCGCCAAAATGGCCATCGAACAAATCAACGCCAAGGGCGGCGTAGACGGCAAGAAACTCGAAGCCGTTGAGTACGATGACGCCTGTGATCCAAAACAAGCTGTGGCTGTCGCGAACAAGGTCGTCAACGACGGCGTCAAGTTCGTGGTCGGTCACCTGTGCTCCAGCTCCACTCAACCGGCTTCGGACATCTACGAAGACGAAGGCGTGATCATGATCACCCCGGCTGCCACCAGCCCGGACATCACCAACCGTGGTTACAAAATGGTGTTCCGCACCATCGGTCTGGACAGCGCCCAGGGCCCTGCCGCCGGTAACTACATTGCCGATCACGTAAAACCGAAAATCGTTGCTGTCCTGCACGACAAACAGCAATACGGTGAAGGCATCGCCACCGCCGTTAAACAGACCCTCGAGAAGAAAGGCACCAAGGTCGCCGTGTTCGAAGGCATAAACGCCGGCGACAAGGACTTCTCCTCGATCATCGCCAAGCTCAAGCAAGCCAACGTCGACTTCGTCTACTACGGCGGCTACCACCCTGAGCTGGGCCTGATCCTGCGTCAATCCCAGGAAAAAGGCCTGAAAGCCAAGTTCATGGGTCCGGAAGGCGTGGGTAACGACTCCATTTCGCAGATCGCCAAGGATGCTTCCGAAGGTCTGTTGGTCACCCTGCCGAAATCCTTCGACCAGGATCCGGCCAACGTTGCCCTGGCTGACGCCTTCAAAGCGAAGAAAGAAGACCCGAGCGGTCCGTTCGTATTCCCGGCCTACTCGGCTGTGGAAGTGATCGCTGAAGGCATCAAGGCTGCCAAGTCCGAAGACACCGCCAAAGTGGCTGCTGCCATCCACGCAGGCACCTTCAAGACGCCTACCGGCGACCTGAGCTTCGACGACAAGGGCGACCTGAAAGACTTCAAATTTGTGGTTTACGAGTGGCACTTCGGCAAACCAAAAACTGAAGCCAAGCCTCAGTAA
- a CDS encoding spinster family MFS transporter gives MQNSTQAANAWRILFLLFLANLFNFFDRTIPAIIIEPIRMEWSLSDFQLGIIGTAFTIVYAIAGLPLGRMADTGSRAKLMGWGLAAWSALTAVNGLVGSFWSFLIVRMGIGIGEASYAPAANSLIGDLFPAHRRARAMGIFMLGLPLGLLLAFFTIGWMVKAFDSWRAPFFIAAVPGLVLAIFMFFIKEPKRGAAESVQVSQERVDRPIRRVLAVPTFLWLVMAGLCFNFATYACNSFLVPMLQRYFLMPLHEAAVATGVIVGVTGLFGLTLGGWVADKIHQRVANGRLLFAAFSLIISTVCTAWALHAGRIEIGVFVAVFSVGWLFAYNFYTCVYTAIQDVVEPRLRATAMALFFAGLYLLGGGLGPVVVGALSDHFAHTAMLAAGAGQMTEAFKAVGLHDAMYLIPVALFLTMVFLFLASRCFVRDAKRMKEGLVAVVEPGVSAVTA, from the coding sequence ATGCAGAACTCGACCCAAGCGGCGAATGCCTGGCGCATTCTGTTCCTGCTGTTCCTGGCCAATCTGTTCAACTTCTTCGACCGCACCATTCCCGCCATCATCATCGAGCCGATCCGAATGGAATGGAGCCTCAGCGATTTTCAACTGGGGATCATCGGGACTGCATTCACCATCGTCTACGCAATTGCCGGCCTGCCTCTGGGGCGGATGGCCGATACCGGCTCGCGGGCCAAACTGATGGGCTGGGGACTGGCAGCGTGGAGCGCGCTGACCGCCGTCAACGGGCTGGTGGGCAGTTTCTGGAGTTTCCTGATCGTGCGCATGGGCATCGGGATTGGTGAAGCCAGTTATGCACCTGCCGCCAATTCATTGATCGGCGACTTGTTCCCCGCCCACCGCCGCGCACGCGCGATGGGTATTTTCATGCTGGGCTTGCCACTGGGTTTGTTGCTGGCGTTCTTCACCATCGGCTGGATGGTCAAGGCATTCGATAGCTGGCGTGCACCATTTTTCATCGCGGCAGTGCCGGGGCTTGTCCTGGCGATCTTCATGTTTTTCATCAAGGAGCCGAAACGCGGCGCGGCCGAAAGTGTGCAGGTCTCGCAAGAGCGTGTGGACCGGCCGATCCGTCGGGTGCTGGCGGTGCCGACCTTTCTATGGCTGGTGATGGCGGGGTTGTGTTTCAACTTCGCCACCTATGCCTGCAACTCCTTCCTGGTGCCGATGTTGCAGCGTTATTTCCTGATGCCCTTGCATGAGGCCGCCGTGGCAACGGGCGTCATCGTCGGTGTGACGGGGCTGTTCGGCCTGACGTTGGGTGGTTGGGTCGCGGACAAGATTCACCAGCGCGTGGCCAATGGACGACTGCTGTTTGCAGCGTTCAGCCTGATCATCTCGACGGTGTGTACGGCTTGGGCGTTGCATGCGGGACGGATCGAAATCGGGGTATTCGTGGCGGTGTTCAGCGTCGGCTGGTTATTTGCCTACAACTTCTATACCTGCGTCTACACGGCGATTCAGGACGTGGTCGAACCTCGCCTGCGGGCGACGGCCATGGCGTTGTTCTTTGCCGGGTTGTATTTGCTCGGCGGTGGATTGGGGCCGGTGGTGGTGGGCGCTCTGTCCGATCACTTTGCGCACACGGCCATGCTGGCGGCTGGTGCCGGGCAGATGACCGAAGCGTTCAAGGCCGTCGGGCTGCATGACGCGATGTACCTGATCCCGGTAGCGCTGTTCCTGACGATGGTGTTTCTGTTTCTGGCATCGCGGTGTTTTGTGCGGGATGCGAAGCGGATGAAGGAAGGGTTGGTGGCGGTGGTTGAGCCTGGGGTTTCTGCTGTCACCGCATAA
- a CDS encoding NAD(P)-dependent oxidoreductase: MMSTLPSLGFAGIGLMGLPMCRRLLAAGYPLAVWNRNPDRCAPLVEAGARQVKTPAELCRHAEVVMLCLADTPVVREVVFGPGGIAEGGKSGQLLVDFSSLEPTATREMSARLASQTGMSWLDAPVSGGVVGAEAGSLAIMVGGEAADLERVKPVLLNLGQRVTHMGAVGAGQVTKVCNQMIVACNALVIAEVVALAERSGVQASLIAEALAGGFADSRPLQILAPQMAESRFEPVKWHVRTLLKDLDAAVKFSREQGSATPVSGLAAQLMRLHGAQGFLQKDPSTLVQLYREPDSKE; this comes from the coding sequence ATGATGTCAACGCTACCTTCGTTGGGTTTTGCCGGGATCGGCCTGATGGGTTTGCCGATGTGTCGGCGCTTGCTGGCGGCGGGTTATCCGCTGGCGGTGTGGAACCGTAATCCGGACAGGTGCGCGCCTTTGGTAGAAGCGGGAGCGCGGCAGGTGAAGACGCCCGCCGAACTCTGTCGGCACGCGGAGGTGGTGATGCTGTGTCTGGCGGACACGCCAGTGGTGCGCGAGGTGGTGTTTGGTCCGGGCGGGATTGCCGAGGGTGGGAAAAGCGGCCAGCTGTTGGTGGATTTTTCCAGCCTGGAACCCACCGCGACGCGGGAAATGTCAGCGCGGCTGGCCAGCCAGACCGGCATGAGCTGGCTGGACGCTCCGGTGTCCGGCGGTGTGGTCGGCGCCGAGGCCGGTAGCCTGGCCATCATGGTGGGCGGCGAAGCGGCGGACCTTGAGCGTGTCAAGCCTGTACTGCTGAACCTCGGCCAGCGCGTCACCCATATGGGCGCGGTCGGGGCGGGGCAGGTGACCAAAGTCTGTAATCAGATGATTGTCGCTTGCAACGCCCTGGTCATCGCCGAAGTGGTGGCGCTGGCCGAGCGTTCCGGTGTGCAGGCCAGCCTGATCGCCGAAGCCCTGGCAGGTGGTTTTGCCGATTCCCGACCCTTGCAGATCCTCGCCCCGCAAATGGCCGAAAGCCGCTTCGAACCCGTGAAATGGCACGTGCGCACGCTGCTCAAGGACCTCGACGCCGCGGTGAAATTTTCCCGTGAACAGGGCTCGGCCACGCCAGTCAGCGGATTGGCTGCGCAACTGATGCGCCTGCATGGGGCTCAGGGCTTTTTGCAAAAGGACCCGTCAACGTTAGTGCAGCTGTACCGCGAGCCAGATTCAAAGGAGTGA